TATTTTATTGATTTTTATATTTTATGAAAAGATCATGAAAGAAATTAGTTCTTCTTGTATTTATTAAAACTTTCAGGAAATCTATTCATTATAAAATCTGTTAAACCCCTATTTTCAAGGTCATGAATAACCAGTTCCATAAATTCAATTTGATCTTTAGAATCTTCAACAAATTGGTTCTGTGATTTAATTTGTTTTCTTGCATTGTCAAGCTGGTTTTTAGTGACCTGCAATCTGTGAACTAGCTGATTATGTTCTTTTTTTAATTCTTCAAATTTACCAAATTGAAGACTTATGTCCTTAAATTCCAGTTTATTTAATCGTTTTTCAATGATAATTTTTTCATTAAAAACGTCATGGATCCTTTCATTTGCATATTCAAGTCTTTTTTGGAGTTTTAACACTTCATTATGCTTTATTTTTAATTCTTTTTCCAGTTCTTCAGATAAATCATGAGTTTTGTCTGGATCATTTTTTTTAGACTCATTGGTATCCTTCTTGGAAACTGGGCTTAATTTTTCAATTTGAGAATTTTCTTTCATTATTTGGACCTTCTCATATCAATTGATATATAATCTATTCTAAGTAACGAGTGTCTTATATAAACAGTTATTATCATTAAAATCAGAATATAATTATTGGACCTTTTAAATGAAATATATGGTTAATGGAGGGTTATTATTCTTTTTTATTAATGTACAATCTAACTAAATAAAATAAAAAATTAATATATTACCTGTTTCTTATCCATATTCATAGCTATTTTGGTTGTTTTTATAATATTCACTGGTATTAGTGTGGGATTCTTTAAAATCAAAGTTTAATAAACCTTCATTATAATTATTTTGTAATTCAGTTGCATGACTTAATTCGAAGTTTGTATATGGATTATTCATGTATGGAAAAATCATTCCATAGACCATGTATACATACGCTGGAATTAATCCGTACTGTTTTGTTAGTATCTGGAAATATAATGGAAAACCATCACCCTGGACCAGTTGAGGATTATCTGTTCTTGCGTTGCCATGCCATATTATGGGAATTGGGCCGGTTTGATTATGTTGTTTTGCAAGGGTATTGACATGGTCCATCATCTCATCGTATGTATCGTAAATTTTTCCATCGGACATATATTTATATCTACCATCAGGAACTCCGTATAATGCCACTTTAAGAGAATCTATAAAGTTAATTTGGTTTAAACCAGCCGAACCTATTCCCTGTGTGTCAATAAAGGCCACTTCTATTATATACACATTTCCTTCAGGATAACTTTTGTAGTTTGAACCTCCAGCCATGTGTACTACTAAAGCTGTTGGGGAGTTTCTTTCTTGTGCTAACTCGGCCAACATTTTTGAATGTGGATGTCCTGGATAAAAGTCTGGATTTAAAAGTTTAACAAATGCCAGCCTTCCTAAAGGTTCAATTGGGCCATTTGAAACTATTTCGTATGAATAACCTACAGAAATAGCTATAATCGACAGTATAACAACAAGAAATATGATTATCTTTTTTGCCATCAGTTTATTTATATACTCAATAAAGATTATATTTACTGTTTTCACACTAACTATTCAATTGAACCTTTGCTAAAGGAATGATATATTACTAAATAGTTTATTATCTCATATTATTTCCATTATAATAATAAAACTGTATTCTTGGACCTATATATGAATATAAGTATGATTGATGGGTATTATATATTGAGTTAATTTTTTTAGCATGAAAAATTTATAATTTATAATTTAGAATTAATATTAAAATTTTAAATTGAAAAATAAAGAAGGGATATCTCTTTATTCTGCATATTTTTCAGGATTTTCATCGAATTCTTTTTTACATCCTGGGGCGCAGAAGTAGTATTTTTTGCCTTTATATTCACTTACCCATTTAGCACTTTTTTCTTCCACATCCATCTTACATATAGGGTCTACTGCCATATTTTCTCCTCCAAAAATATTTTAAATTTTTTAAATTCTAAAACAATTAATTCTTTTTCTATTGGTTTGTTCATTTACGCAATATGTATGAGTTTAATTATAGTATATACTTAAAAATAGATAAAATTTATTATTTTAATATGTTCTAAGAAGAGTTATCATGAAATAGAGGTGAATTTAAAATTGATTGATC
The sequence above is a segment of the Methanobacterium spitsbergense genome. Coding sequences within it:
- a CDS encoding YHS domain-containing protein, giving the protein MAVDPICKMDVEEKSAKWVSEYKGKKYYFCAPGCKKEFDENPEKYAE